The following proteins are co-located in the Chryseobacterium daecheongense genome:
- a CDS encoding RagB/SusD family nutrient uptake outer membrane protein → MKFKYKIIIGCFTAFMLMSSCNIDRLPETSLVDQNFWNNENDVKLAANYFYKKLPELNASQSIEDVWGDNLARNTSADKISDGSRVTPATSEDYDYSLIFATNNLLEKAPGVIAKGGKEADINNYVGEAYFFRAFAYYKMFIRFGGVPLILKTMNIDDPDIYLPRAARDEVLDQIYSDLDNAISKLKTIDQLGTVDYGRVSKTAAQALKARIALFEGTRCKFHGYGDAKKHLTIAKEMSAAVMNSGLHSLLNTPKSGPNGEIQNDAYYNLFQEAGDGRANKENILVRIYGNDPTNNITSTTIQRTFEGGNAGPTQSLAASYLMADGLPIDKSPLYTAPNSTTKHAEYFNKKDPRMSFSFMKRGDEFTSSEYTTPNATLSRTGYTVRKYANAIAWKDQRSFIDRAIIRYAEVLLTYAEAVYESDGAISDGDLDKTINLLRARLPQINIGTTAAPNYVSMPKLTNIFVASNGLSMREEIRRERRVELAFEGLRYWDLLRWKTAETELPKSVTGSYLFTEMLNPGTGGWAPNTAVDANNYILIQAASNRTFDPQKDYLWPLPTSEIAKNPKIKQNPGW, encoded by the coding sequence ATGAAATTCAAATATAAAATAATAATAGGGTGTTTTACAGCTTTTATGCTGATGAGCTCATGTAATATTGACAGGCTTCCGGAGACCAGTCTTGTGGATCAGAATTTCTGGAATAATGAAAATGATGTTAAACTGGCAGCTAATTATTTCTATAAAAAATTACCGGAACTTAATGCCAGTCAGAGTATAGAGGACGTATGGGGAGATAATCTGGCAAGGAATACAAGTGCTGATAAAATTAGTGATGGCTCGCGGGTTACCCCGGCAACATCTGAGGATTATGATTATAGTCTGATTTTTGCGACTAATAATCTTCTGGAAAAAGCTCCGGGAGTAATTGCAAAAGGAGGTAAAGAGGCGGATATTAATAATTATGTTGGTGAGGCTTATTTTTTTAGAGCATTTGCCTATTACAAAATGTTTATAAGATTTGGAGGAGTGCCCTTAATTCTGAAGACTATGAATATTGATGATCCTGATATATATCTGCCGAGAGCTGCAAGAGATGAAGTATTGGACCAAATATACAGTGATTTGGATAATGCTATTTCAAAACTGAAAACAATAGATCAATTAGGCACTGTGGATTATGGAAGAGTATCTAAAACCGCAGCACAGGCATTGAAGGCCAGAATAGCACTGTTTGAAGGAACGAGATGCAAATTTCATGGTTACGGAGACGCTAAAAAACATTTGACTATTGCAAAGGAAATGTCAGCTGCTGTAATGAATTCAGGGTTACATAGCTTATTGAATACACCTAAAAGCGGCCCGAATGGTGAAATTCAGAATGATGCCTATTATAATCTATTCCAGGAAGCTGGAGATGGCAGGGCAAATAAAGAAAATATATTGGTCAGAATCTATGGGAATGACCCAACAAATAATATTACATCCACTACTATTCAAAGAACTTTTGAAGGTGGAAATGCAGGGCCTACACAATCTCTCGCTGCATCATATCTAATGGCAGACGGTTTACCAATAGATAAATCCCCTTTATATACAGCTCCGAACTCAACAACAAAACATGCGGAATACTTTAATAAAAAAGATCCAAGAATGTCTTTCTCGTTTATGAAAAGAGGAGATGAATTTACCTCCAGTGAATATACAACACCTAATGCGACGCTTTCCAGAACAGGATATACGGTTAGAAAATATGCTAACGCTATAGCATGGAAGGATCAAAGGTCTTTTATCGACCGGGCAATTATTCGCTATGCTGAAGTATTGCTTACTTATGCGGAGGCAGTGTATGAGTCAGACGGAGCTATTTCAGACGGGGATCTTGATAAAACCATAAATCTGCTGAGGGCAAGATTACCACAGATTAATATAGGGACAACAGCGGCACCTAATTATGTATCTATGCCAAAGCTGACTAATATATTTGTTGCAAGTAACGGATTAAGTATGAGAGAAGAAATCAGAAGAGAACGCAGAGTTGAGCTTGCATTCGAGGGATTAAGATATTGGGATTTGCTCAGATGGAAAACAGCTGAAACGGAGCTGCCTAAATCGGTTACCGGAAGTTATTTGTTCACAGAAATGCTTAACCCCGGTACGGGAGGCTGGGCTCCTAACACTGCAGTAGATGCGAATAATTATATTCTGATTCAAGCCGCAAGCAATAGAACATTCGATCCGCAAAAAGATTACTTGTGGCCATTGCCCACTTCAGAGATTGCCAAAAACCCTAAAATCAAACAAAATCCCGGCTGGTAA
- a CDS encoding glycoside hydrolase family 88 protein: MKSGTQYKILLCFFYLLYALIPAQKIKMGALIEDNFKQAAKQYKILMKVIPEDKLPQTYDSINKKVVSYERTWWCTGFYPGSLWYIYEQTKDPVIRKEAERALNIIAPNQTYTGNHDLGFMMFCSFGNAYRLTGNPKYKEIIFQSAASLSSRYKPAAQVIQSWNSSKKFDGPVIIDNMMNLELLNWVSQNGGDSKYQEIAVTHANTTLKNHFRPDYSSYHVVDYNMNTGEVIKKKTFQGYSDESAWARGQGWGLYGYTMMYRFTKDPKYLKQAQNIANFILTNPNLPEDKIPYWDFNDPKIPDVPRDASAGALIASALLELGQYTPEPEKAKYLDVAKQIIISLSGPKYRSAIGENGGFILKHSTGALPLHSEIDVPLIYADYYFLEALKRYQDWYL; this comes from the coding sequence ATGAAATCAGGTACCCAATACAAAATACTATTATGTTTTTTTTATCTGCTCTATGCTCTTATTCCTGCCCAAAAAATAAAAATGGGCGCTCTCATAGAAGATAATTTTAAACAGGCTGCAAAACAGTATAAGATCCTTATGAAAGTTATTCCTGAGGACAAACTTCCTCAAACTTATGACTCTATCAATAAAAAAGTCGTTAGTTATGAGCGGACCTGGTGGTGTACAGGCTTTTATCCTGGCTCTTTATGGTATATTTATGAGCAGACCAAAGATCCTGTTATCAGAAAAGAGGCGGAAAGAGCACTCAACATTATAGCGCCTAATCAAACCTACACCGGAAATCATGACCTGGGTTTTATGATGTTTTGTAGTTTTGGAAATGCATACAGGTTGACGGGAAATCCAAAATATAAGGAGATCATCTTTCAATCAGCTGCTTCTTTATCCAGCAGGTATAAACCGGCAGCACAAGTTATCCAGTCATGGAATAGCAGCAAAAAATTTGACGGGCCGGTGATCATTGACAATATGATGAATCTTGAACTTTTGAATTGGGTCAGTCAAAACGGTGGAGATTCAAAATATCAGGAAATAGCGGTTACCCATGCCAATACTACATTAAAGAATCACTTTCGTCCGGATTATAGTTCTTACCATGTAGTAGATTATAATATGAATACAGGTGAAGTCATTAAAAAGAAAACTTTTCAGGGATATTCTGATGAATCAGCGTGGGCAAGAGGGCAAGGTTGGGGATTGTATGGCTATACCATGATGTATCGTTTTACGAAGGATCCAAAATATTTGAAGCAAGCTCAAAATATTGCCAATTTTATATTGACGAATCCGAATTTACCGGAAGACAAGATTCCTTACTGGGATTTTAATGATCCTAAAATCCCGGACGTACCACGGGATGCTTCAGCAGGAGCATTGATCGCTTCTGCCCTGCTGGAGCTTGGTCAATACACACCAGAGCCCGAAAAAGCAAAATATCTCGATGTTGCAAAGCAAATAATTATATCTTTATCAGGCCCGAAATATAGGTCTGCTATAGGAGAAAATGGAGGCTTTATCCTCAAGCACAGTACTGGAGCACTTCCATTACACTCAGAAATTGATGTTCCGCTCATCTATGCAGATTATTACTTTTTGGAGGCCTTAAAACGTTATCAAGACTGGTATCTTTAA
- a CDS encoding beta-galactosidase, protein MIRKIMLGILIGLMILKTAPLFSQGRQVISWNTDWKFHKTDIQKVKKVSDTVWSQVTIPHTWNREDMQLGKDFYQGNAVYEKQFKADPAWKGKRVFIRFEGVGNVAKVLINNKMVGEHKGAYSAFSFDISSWLRWDEINTLQVVANNEARPDVIPVNHQLFGIYGGIYRPVSLIITDPLNISVDNYAGPGIYIYQKNVSENQADVSVCTELNNKTGQPQQAALLANIHNREGQVIQSAELPVTVTAQGLQRYCQNIQMQKPHLWNGLEDPYLYKVTVQVKKQGNIIDEVSQPLGIRHIEISKENGFSLNNKKIKIHGVTRHQDRWGFGSALSNKQHAEDLEDIRDIGANSIRLAHYQQSEYVYAKSDSIGFLIWAEIPFVNTTTGQEKDNALQQMKELIRQNFNHPSIYVWGMHNEVYEKNAGGYVSQVTAALHDLSKTEDPGRYTVSVNGYGTMERPENGEGDLQGMNRYYGWYEGATTDLEKWMKKLEQDYPSNKIILSEYGADGNIFQQAETLPLEFNPVNGTFFPEQRETRMHEIQWGAISRSSYLVGSYLWNMFDFAVPLWSRGGIPARNMKGLVTFDRKTKKDVFYWYKANWSTQPVLYISDRRLVERTEATTTITVYSNIGVPALKINGRKISDPETGTTPVHFLFKNVSLKKGRNKINVQVKKGGKTYTDEVYWNLK, encoded by the coding sequence ATGATCAGAAAAATCATGTTAGGCATTCTTATAGGTTTAATGATTTTAAAAACGGCCCCCCTTTTTTCACAAGGCCGCCAGGTTATTTCATGGAATACCGATTGGAAATTTCATAAAACTGACATTCAGAAAGTTAAAAAGGTTTCGGATACGGTTTGGTCTCAGGTCACGATTCCTCATACCTGGAATAGAGAAGATATGCAGTTGGGCAAAGATTTTTACCAGGGTAATGCTGTTTACGAAAAACAGTTCAAAGCAGATCCGGCGTGGAAAGGTAAACGGGTATTCATCCGTTTTGAGGGAGTGGGCAATGTGGCAAAAGTTCTGATTAATAATAAAATGGTTGGAGAGCATAAAGGAGCCTATAGTGCATTTTCTTTTGATATTTCATCATGGCTTCGATGGGATGAAATCAATACTTTACAGGTAGTGGCTAATAATGAAGCTAGACCGGATGTGATCCCTGTTAATCACCAGCTGTTCGGAATATATGGTGGCATCTACCGTCCGGTTTCGTTAATTATTACTGATCCTCTGAATATAAGTGTCGATAATTATGCAGGACCGGGGATTTATATTTATCAAAAAAATGTTTCTGAAAACCAGGCGGATGTATCTGTTTGTACGGAGCTGAACAATAAGACCGGGCAGCCACAACAAGCTGCTTTATTAGCTAATATTCATAACCGGGAGGGACAAGTTATTCAATCAGCTGAACTTCCTGTAACAGTAACTGCACAGGGTTTACAACGTTATTGTCAGAATATACAGATGCAAAAGCCCCATTTATGGAATGGTTTGGAAGATCCCTATCTCTATAAAGTAACCGTACAGGTTAAAAAGCAAGGGAATATAATAGATGAAGTTTCTCAGCCTCTTGGTATCCGTCACATTGAGATCAGTAAAGAAAATGGCTTCTCCTTGAATAATAAAAAAATAAAGATTCACGGAGTGACAAGACATCAGGATCGTTGGGGTTTCGGGAGCGCATTGAGTAATAAACAGCATGCCGAAGATCTCGAAGACATCCGTGATATAGGAGCCAATTCAATTCGATTGGCACATTACCAACAATCTGAATATGTATATGCAAAAAGTGATAGTATTGGTTTTTTGATCTGGGCAGAAATTCCATTTGTCAATACAACGACTGGACAGGAAAAAGACAATGCTTTGCAGCAGATGAAAGAGCTTATCCGGCAAAACTTCAATCATCCTTCTATCTATGTTTGGGGAATGCATAACGAAGTTTATGAAAAAAATGCCGGAGGCTATGTAAGCCAGGTAACCGCAGCATTGCACGATCTGTCAAAAACAGAAGATCCGGGACGGTATACGGTAAGTGTAAATGGATATGGAACCATGGAACGACCGGAAAATGGAGAAGGAGATTTACAAGGAATGAATCGTTACTATGGATGGTATGAAGGTGCAACCACTGATCTGGAAAAATGGATGAAGAAACTTGAGCAAGACTACCCTTCTAATAAAATAATTTTATCTGAGTATGGTGCTGATGGTAATATCTTCCAGCAAGCTGAAACACTACCGTTGGAATTTAATCCTGTAAATGGAACGTTCTTTCCTGAACAACGGGAAACACGAATGCATGAAATACAATGGGGAGCAATATCCAGATCCTCTTACCTGGTCGGCAGCTATTTGTGGAATATGTTTGATTTTGCAGTACCTCTTTGGAGCCGCGGAGGTATTCCTGCCAGAAATATGAAAGGATTGGTCACCTTTGACCGGAAAACAAAAAAAGATGTTTTTTATTGGTATAAAGCCAACTGGAGTACACAGCCTGTATTGTATATTTCGGATAGAAGACTGGTCGAACGTACAGAAGCCACTACAACTATTACTGTATATTCTAATATTGGAGTTCCCGCTTTAAAGATTAATGGACGAAAAATATCAGATCCTGAAACGGGTACGACACCTGTCCATTTTCTATTCAAAAATGTTTCTTTAAAAAAAGGTAGAAACAAAATCAATGTTCAGGTAAAAAAAGGAGGCAAAACATATACCGACGAGGTATATTGGAATTTGAAATAG
- a CDS encoding polysaccharide lyase beta-sandwich domain-containing protein: MRERMGIILFLLGILLYRGNDFEVIRLRIVEEQWENINNRSQFLNDTKSFSQLLQNGFWKDIDYTSKARSPWPPAQHLQRVKMLTIAYTAPWSSLKGDFSIFEKISTALSYWNQQECRSANWWHNEIGTPRTLGLILVMMQQAGAQKLAPVLQDSLIEKMNVRRFNGTTGVNKIDFDMHLFFIGILKQDPEITMKAIEGMYSVNVTTDKEGIQPDFSYAQHDIMLHIFGYGSEYFKGQASIGYITRETAFKMKERHLRILSNFVRKGILAQIRGRYINHNTFGRQISRKNFTDAIDLIPYLEKMKRIDPEYKSTYDDALARILEKKDPGYHIKQVFSNYWRTDFASVQNKRFLFSVKGSSIHTAQAETDYCGTYGHMGNGENNKGGYRSIGSTTLLIDGNEYYNIYPIWDWAKIPGTTAPQKEIIPATDYITYGTSTFSGGVTNGKIGNFVFDMQNQFKTNARKSWFMFEDKIVALGTGISSDAKERVVTSVEQNWAKGDVYQLGPNSIHKIEAQDEKIQLEGSGLYHNNTAYIFPKKETIFFSHAIQSGSWNSIACGSKDPDDMEAQSKKVFKLWIDHGVHPNQADYEYIIYPQIRYRKARRIAGQQDIFILKNDNEIQAVFEKSTQSLQAVFYQPGKLQLNDRTITVDKACNLIIEHLNNKHRRKIYSSSPDKKEKTKDTVIVDVL, from the coding sequence ATGAGAGAAAGAATGGGTATTATCCTTTTTTTGCTTGGAATTCTACTGTACCGGGGCAATGATTTTGAAGTCATAAGACTGCGTATAGTGGAGGAACAGTGGGAAAACATAAATAATAGAAGTCAATTTCTTAACGATACGAAAAGCTTTAGTCAATTGCTCCAGAATGGATTTTGGAAAGATATAGACTATACCAGTAAGGCACGTAGTCCATGGCCTCCCGCACAACACCTTCAGCGAGTAAAAATGTTAACCATAGCTTATACTGCTCCCTGGAGTAGCCTTAAAGGGGATTTTTCTATTTTCGAAAAGATTTCAACGGCTTTATCATATTGGAATCAGCAGGAATGCCGTAGCGCCAATTGGTGGCATAATGAAATTGGCACTCCAAGAACATTGGGTCTGATTCTGGTTATGATGCAGCAGGCAGGAGCACAAAAACTAGCTCCCGTTCTTCAGGATAGCCTTATTGAAAAAATGAATGTCAGACGATTCAATGGAACTACCGGAGTCAATAAGATAGATTTTGATATGCATCTTTTTTTCATAGGAATACTTAAGCAAGATCCTGAAATCACTATGAAAGCGATCGAGGGAATGTATAGTGTCAATGTGACTACGGATAAGGAAGGAATACAACCTGATTTCTCTTATGCACAGCACGATATTATGCTTCATATTTTTGGATATGGCTCTGAATATTTCAAAGGGCAGGCTTCTATTGGCTATATCACCCGTGAAACGGCTTTTAAGATGAAAGAAAGACATCTCCGCATTTTATCCAATTTTGTTCGGAAGGGAATATTGGCTCAGATTCGCGGACGTTATATCAATCATAATACCTTTGGTCGACAAATAAGCCGGAAAAATTTTACTGATGCCATAGATTTAATTCCTTATCTGGAAAAAATGAAAAGGATTGATCCCGAATATAAGAGTACTTATGATGACGCTTTGGCAAGAATTTTAGAGAAAAAAGACCCCGGTTATCATATCAAACAAGTATTTTCAAACTATTGGCGTACTGACTTTGCCTCTGTACAAAATAAAAGATTTTTATTTTCTGTCAAAGGTTCTTCTATCCATACTGCCCAGGCAGAAACTGATTACTGTGGTACCTATGGCCATATGGGAAATGGTGAAAATAACAAAGGAGGATATCGTTCTATAGGCTCTACTACACTCTTGATTGATGGAAATGAGTATTATAACATCTATCCGATATGGGATTGGGCTAAAATTCCAGGCACTACTGCTCCACAAAAGGAGATTATCCCAGCTACCGATTATATCACGTATGGTACTTCTACTTTTTCAGGAGGAGTAACCAATGGGAAAATAGGAAATTTTGTTTTTGATATGCAAAACCAATTTAAAACAAATGCCCGAAAATCCTGGTTTATGTTCGAAGATAAAATCGTAGCATTAGGAACGGGGATTTCTTCTGACGCCAAAGAGCGTGTGGTTACCAGCGTCGAACAAAACTGGGCAAAAGGAGATGTTTATCAACTGGGACCAAACTCTATACACAAAATAGAAGCACAAGATGAGAAAATACAACTGGAAGGTTCCGGTTTGTATCATAACAATACCGCTTATATTTTTCCTAAAAAGGAAACGATTTTCTTTTCTCATGCAATACAATCCGGCTCATGGAATAGCATTGCTTGTGGGAGTAAAGATCCTGATGATATGGAGGCTCAAAGCAAAAAAGTTTTTAAATTGTGGATAGACCATGGTGTACATCCTAACCAAGCAGACTATGAATACATCATCTACCCTCAGATCAGATATAGAAAGGCTCGAAGGATAGCAGGGCAACAAGATATTTTTATTTTAAAAAATGACAATGAGATACAAGCAGTATTTGAAAAATCTACTCAAAGCCTGCAAGCGGTTTTTTATCAACCCGGAAAGCTCCAGTTAAATGATCGTACTATTACCGTAGATAAAGCCTGTAATCTGATCATCGAACATCTCAATAATAAGCATCGCAGGAAAATTTATTCCTCGAGTCCCGATAAAAAAGAAAAAACAAAAGATACAGTCATAGTAGATGTCTTATAA
- a CDS encoding alpha-L-fucosidase, translating into MQLPKQYLLIFFLIGSLSLIGQNHEKKLLKYGAQYEGKRTDAAMQKWRSNRFGQFIHWGLYAIPGGEWKGKTYTYAAEFLKSSAHIPNSTWDSLQYQFNPVKFDPKTWAKMAKKMGVKYMTITTKHHEGFCLWPTQYTKFNIGNTPYKKDIIKALVDAYNSEGIDVNFYYSVLDWHHPDWRYDIKTKEDSIAFSRYLTFAQNQLKELAENYPSVKGFWFDGTWDQSIKKNGWWTLQVEQMLKSIRPGVVVNSRLRADDYGARHFDSNGKMMGDYESGYERRLPSPTDTQVIHRDWEACMTIPENQWGYHKKWDISYTKTPLELIEMLVQTTSLGGNFLLNFGPKPDGTIRIEEQQIAEHIGNWMKINSAAIYNAGHAKGWPRQDWGYFTQNETTGKLYAVVFNIPISGILKIQTPEGITISKASFLEKPDVPITVKEIAKKQVNLYLPQQSFSEPFVIILDTINENKNKYIDAKT; encoded by the coding sequence ATGCAATTACCTAAACAATATCTATTGATCTTTTTTTTAATAGGATCTCTTTCATTAATAGGACAAAATCATGAAAAGAAGTTGCTTAAGTACGGAGCACAATATGAAGGCAAACGGACAGATGCAGCTATGCAAAAATGGCGGAGCAATCGTTTTGGGCAATTTATTCATTGGGGTCTGTATGCTATTCCCGGAGGAGAATGGAAAGGTAAAACATATACCTATGCTGCAGAGTTCCTGAAATCAAGTGCCCATATTCCTAATTCAACCTGGGATTCACTACAATATCAATTTAATCCCGTAAAATTTGACCCGAAAACCTGGGCAAAGATGGCAAAGAAAATGGGTGTTAAATATATGACTATTACCACAAAACATCATGAAGGCTTTTGTTTATGGCCAACCCAATATACCAAGTTTAATATTGGAAACACTCCGTATAAAAAAGATATTATCAAAGCATTAGTGGATGCCTACAATTCAGAAGGGATTGACGTTAATTTCTATTATTCCGTCTTAGACTGGCACCATCCTGACTGGAGATACGATATTAAAACCAAAGAAGATAGTATCGCATTTTCGAGGTATCTTACTTTTGCACAAAACCAGCTCAAAGAACTTGCAGAGAATTATCCGAGTGTAAAAGGATTTTGGTTTGATGGAACCTGGGATCAATCCATAAAGAAAAATGGATGGTGGACATTACAGGTAGAACAAATGCTCAAATCCATTCGTCCGGGGGTTGTAGTGAACAGTCGATTAAGGGCTGATGACTATGGAGCACGTCATTTTGATTCCAATGGAAAGATGATGGGAGATTATGAATCAGGATACGAACGAAGACTACCCTCTCCTACAGATACTCAGGTTATTCACCGCGATTGGGAGGCTTGTATGACCATTCCCGAAAATCAATGGGGATATCATAAAAAATGGGATATAAGCTATACTAAAACGCCCCTTGAGCTTATTGAAATGTTGGTGCAAACCACTTCATTAGGAGGAAATTTTCTTTTGAATTTCGGACCAAAACCAGACGGAACGATACGAATAGAAGAACAACAAATAGCTGAACATATTGGAAACTGGATGAAAATAAACAGTGCTGCCATATACAATGCCGGACATGCAAAAGGCTGGCCACGACAGGACTGGGGATATTTTACACAAAATGAAACAACCGGAAAACTGTATGCTGTTGTTTTTAATATTCCCATTTCAGGAATTCTAAAAATTCAAACTCCGGAAGGCATAACAATTAGTAAAGCTTCATTCTTAGAAAAACCTGATGTTCCCATCACTGTTAAAGAAATAGCCAAAAAACAGGTTAATCTTTATTTGCCACAACAATCGTTCTCAGAACCTTTTGTTATTATTCTGGATACAATTAATGAGAATAAAAATAAATACATCGATGCAAAAACATAG